In Motacilla alba alba isolate MOTALB_02 chromosome 4A, Motacilla_alba_V1.0_pri, whole genome shotgun sequence, the genomic window AGGCAGGCTCTTTAACTGGGTATTCCAGTACAGCTTGTTATTTTAGAGAAGAAACTCAGCCATATTTTCCAGAGACAGCTGTCATTCTGAACTGCAGACTTTGCTTCTTTAGCTTATAGCTTATTAACAAGACGATCAAACGATAACCAACAACTGCATTTTCactgtaggggaaaaaaattgtgccACTTCCCCCTAAAACACAAGCAACCTAGTCAAAGTCAGATGTTATGACATCTGTACATTTATATCATCTTCAAAATCAATTCTTACCGTAACTCTCATATGAATCTCTGTAGGAGCCTCCACTGGGATGATCCGAGTAGTCTCTGTCACGTCCACCACCATATCCATCACGATCACTATAGGAGGAAAGACTACTAAGACTTAGTACAAATCACTAacatcacaggaaaaataaagtgtcAGGGAGAAAACTCCAGCAGTAGGTACCTATATCCCCTGGAGGGGTATTCATCACGTGAACTGGAGTGACCATAATCACGATATGCGTAGTCTCGGGGAGGTGGTGCATAGTCTCGGGTATCCCTGGAACTGGGATAATCTCTGCTTGAATAACtacaaagaacaaaaactgAGATGTTAGCCATATGTCCTATCACAGAAGGTCTGGAATCAAGATCCTtctccaaacaaaaaacacttcaCAAAAATAGAACAGTAGAAGAATTTACCCGTCTTTAGTGCTGTAGCCATCATCTCTGGGAGACATGTAGACATCTCTCCGTGATGGCATTGGCTCTCTGCGTGGAGGACCACCATAACCATCTCTTCCACGTGACACAGGAGCTTCAAAGAAACACTCCATTTAATCAGCATTTAGCCATGCAGAACATTCAAGGCAAGTGCTAGTAAATAGCTTAAAGCAATTTAATAGTATCTCTGGAGCCTACATTTAGAACACTTTACATTTCTGCTTGTACAGTTTTAAAGCAGCACTGGAAGAAATATATCCAAATTGCACCAAATTATAATTGCACCATATTACTGCTACAAAATTATACTGGTATGAAAGGAACCGAAGGTTAGAAAAACAGTACACCATTCCACAGCAGACTAAAGTTACAATCAATGATTTGCACCAGTTCCTAAGGGAAGACTAAGGCACTAGACCTGACCAAGCAATCAATTTAGTCAGGAAGTCCTTACCTCTTCCTCCCATGCTACTGCTACGCACTGGTCCTGAAGGTGCAGATCTTTTAGGTGGAGGGCCTCCACTTCGTGGAGGTGGACCCCTCTTCATGGGAAGTGGCCCTCGAGAAGACCCTAGAAGGAGAAGCCATGAACcaattattatttctgtgatACTCACCTGCATTATCTTAAAGCCTGAACTACAATCTAAAGGTGCCATTATTACCACTACATGATCAACAGTAAACCTCTAAAACTAGACCTCAAAGCCTTCTCTTGTCTTCTAGCCACTATTAAATGCTACTGGCAGAATTGAGAGCCAAACTTCCCACAACCTAAATTCCTGTCAAGAACTGTATTTTAGAACTTATCCAAAAGCTACATGGTGTGACacaagggaaaaggacaggTGATACCTGTAATCAGTCACAGCTTAAATGCTTAACAAGTTACTGTTCTCAGAAGAGCCACTTGGGAGGATGTACTAGAGAAGAGCCTACAGAGAGGGAACAGAGGTACTACTACAGAGTCTGCAGAACCTACTACACAGACTCTTCAAGACAGAAGTTTCACTAtttccaggggtttttttcctacattacAGCTTTTACTGTTACACCTCAGGTACTGTTTGCTAATtaagtgagttttgttttgataCTGAAAAGTCTGAATAAATAGCTGTATCTTAATGAATATCCAGTATCAAGCAATGTACTTTAGAAAGTTTCAACTCAACAAAAAAGGTTTAGCTGCCCTAACTCTCACTCTAATCCGGAAGGATCAGCCCTACAATTTTCTCAGTTTAGACCTCTTGCTATAAAGAATGAAAGGCAGTTCCCTTTCCCTGGTGGTAGCAATCACTTTTTCAACTCGAATACCAGAAAGCTTCCTTTCCCACGTGCAAGGCAggagttctgcttttctttcacaggCAAAAGTCAAGTGGAGTGTTAGTTGTAGAAAGGAATCTTCACATCTGAAAGCCTTTTCTTAAGGTGTACTTGCCTAATCAAAAATTTGACTAAACTGCCGAGATCGTATTTCATCATTTTAATAAAGAACAAGGAGTGCACTATTCAGgtgtttgactttttttttttccagtaggaTTACTGTCATCTTCCAATGGGATTGTCTTGTTTTGTCGAAGTGTATAATGAGAGAGGTCAATACATACCCAAGTGACTCCCTCTTGAAGGTGGTCCTCTCGCGCCACTTCCGCCTCTTGCGCCTCTAAGGCCCCTGGGAGGACCTCTGCTTCGGGGAGGGGGTGGTGGCCCACGCCTACCACCACTTTCAAAGGATGGCTTGGTTGCTTGTTCCACTTTAATTGCCTTCCCATCTAATGACTAAAGAAGAAGCTGCTTTACTTACTGCTCAGTCATGTTTGTATTTCTTAAATCAAGCCCCTCTTGCTTCACTATTTATAGGGCTTCCATTTTATAAGTTAGAGCAACTCTAGAACTGATTTCAGTCTTCAGTATTAGTCCCCAAGAACTCAGCAGCATGTTGGGCCTAATTTCAATTTCTACAGTACTTCATTCTTGTGGTATTGATGGCAAAAACACCACAGAGCAGCATCAGAAAGGACTTTCAGTGAAAACACAAGTGTCCAATGATTACGGCAGCCCCACGTCATTTATTCTGTAAATGACACATGATATATGATCTACAATTTACTGTCAATTGTCAAATACTTTTGTACCAAACTAGGAGTGCACCTGTAGTTACAAGATTAAGCTGAAGGTAACATAGCTTCAGTCGGGGTTTCTGGCAATGGGGAGGCCGTTTAGCACATTTTCTTGACGTCCTGATAAAACGGTGATCGCTGAAGTATTTAGAAGCTATTTCAGCATCTACACAGCAGACTGAGTATGACAATTCAACCCTTTTTCCTAGTGTTTCAAGTTGGGTTTTCAATCAAGGTGACTGTCACAATTTACTCTATTACTTGCTTTTCCACAGGGAAGGCGCTTTGTGGCTGGGGTGTTTTTGTTTACGGGTTCTGTTGTGtggttgtatttttttgtgGTATGAAAAAAAGTAGAAACTTTTGCTGGAATATAGATCTGCAATACAAGGAACTCTGCAGCCAACCAATATACCTCACACATGAGCAGGTAGTAACAAGCTGAATAATTCAACCTAGTTAATCAAGTTTCTGTGTGATCTTTAGACGTCACATGTTTGGATATTATAGCAGAATCAAGATCACAAGCTCTGCTAAAATTAGGTTATTGCATGCCTATCCTGGCAAATggtttatttgccttttttagcAGTTAAATATTTAACTCTCTCATGACAACTAATTAATTATCAGACAGAAATTGTTGTTCATTGCACTT contains:
- the RBMX gene encoding RNA-binding motif protein, X chromosome isoform X2 encodes the protein MVEADRPGKLFIGGLNTETNEKALEAVFGKYGRIVEVLLMKDRETNKSRGFAFVTFESPADAKDAARDMNGKSLDGKAIKVEQATKPSFESGGRRGPPPPPRSRGPPRGLRGARGGSGARGPPSRGSHLGSSRGPLPMKRGPPPRSGGPPPKRSAPSGPVRSSSMGGRAPVSRGRDGYGGPPRREPMPSRRDVYMSPRDDGYSTKDGYSSRDYPSSRDTRDYAPPPRDYAYRDYGHSSSRDEYPSRGYSDRDGYGGGRDRDYSDHPSGGSYRDSYESYGNSRSAPPARGPPPSYGGSSRYDDYGSTRDGYGSRESYSSSRSDVYSSGRDRVGRQDRGLPPSMERGYPPPRDSYSSSSRGAPRGGGRGGSRSDRGGGRSRY
- the RBMX gene encoding RNA-binding motif protein, X chromosome isoform X1; this encodes MVEADRPGKLFIGGLNTETNEKALEAVFGKYGRIVEVLLMKDRETNKSRGFAFVTFESPADAKDAARDMNGKSLDGKAIKVEQATKPSFESGGRRGPPPPPRSRGPPRGLRGARGGSGARGPPSRGSHLGSSRGPLPMKRGPPPRSGGPPPKRSAPSGPVRSSSMGGRAPVSRGRDGYGGPPRREPMPSRRDVYMSPRDDGYSTKDGYSSRDYPSSRDTRDYAPPPRDYAYRDYGHSSSRDEYPSRGYSLSSYSDRDGYGGGRDRDYSDHPSGGSYRDSYESYGNSRSAPPARGPPPSYGGSSRYDDYGSTRDGYGSRESYSSSRSDVYSSGRDRVGRQDRGLPPSMERGYPPPRDSYSSSSRGAPRGGGRGGSRSDRGGGRSRY